The following proteins are encoded in a genomic region of Dioscorea cayenensis subsp. rotundata cultivar TDr96_F1 chromosome 8, TDr96_F1_v2_PseudoChromosome.rev07_lg8_w22 25.fasta, whole genome shotgun sequence:
- the LOC120267426 gene encoding zinc finger CCCH domain-containing protein 14-like isoform X2, giving the protein MANLGNPAHAPPRNLMGPPAMPDGPAPAVKTKLCNKYNTAEGCKFGDKCHFAHGERELGRPIIPSHDDRPMPPPMAGRMGGGRYEPPPPAGLAAASFGASATAKISVDASLAGAIIGKGGVNTKQICRTTGAKLSIREHETDPNLRNIELEGTFDQIKQASTLVRELIVNISATFPMAAKVAAGMAASGGGGGGGGGGGGGGGGPGSNYKTKLCENFSKGSCTFGDRCHFAHGASELRKSGA; this is encoded by the coding sequence ATGGCGAATCTTGGCAATCCGGCACATGCTCCTCCTAGAAACCTAATGGGACCTCCCGCCATGCCGGATGGTCCTGCTCCTGCTGTGAAAACCAAGCTGTGCAACAAGTACAATACTGCAGAAGGCTGCAAATTCGGTGATAAATGCCATTTCGCCCATGGTGAACGAGAGCTTGGCAGGCCCATCATTCCATCACATGATGACCGGCCGATGCCACCTCCAATGGCAGGTAGAATGGGTGGTGGTCGCTATGAGCCACCCCCACCTGCTGGACTGGCAGCTGCAAGCTTTGGTGCCTCAGCAACGGCAAAGATCAGCGTGGATGCATCCTTGGCTGGTGCCATTATCGGGAAAGGTGGTGTGAACACCAAGCAGATTTGCCGCACTACAGGTGCCAAGCTATCCATCCGGGAGCACGAGACAGATCCTAACTTAAGGAACATTGAACTCGAGGGCACCTTTGATCAGATCAAGCAGGCCAGTACATTAGTCCGTGAACTGATAGTTAACATCAGTGCAACCTTTCCTATGGCAGCAAAGGTGGCGGCTGGCATGGCAGccagtggtggtggtggtggtggtggtggtggaggtgggGGTGGTGGGGGCGGCCCAGGGAGCAATTACAAGACGAAACTCTGTGAGAATTTCAGCAAAGGATCATGTACCTTTGGAGATCGATGCCACTTTGCACATGGAGCAAGTGAACTACGCAAATCTGGAGCCTGA
- the LOC120267426 gene encoding zinc finger CCCH domain-containing protein 14-like isoform X1: MDSGAAARKRGRPDAALNGNGGAKRPKETESGLGSKSKPCTKFFSTSGCPFGEGCHFLHYVPGGYNAVAQMANLGNPAHAPPRNLMGPPAMPDGPAPAVKTKLCNKYNTAEGCKFGDKCHFAHGERELGRPIIPSHDDRPMPPPMAGRMGGGRYEPPPPAGLAAASFGASATAKISVDASLAGAIIGKGGVNTKQICRTTGAKLSIREHETDPNLRNIELEGTFDQIKQASTLVRELIVNISATFPMAAKVAAGMAASGGGGGGGGGGGGGGGGPGSNYKTKLCENFSKGSCTFGDRCHFAHGASELRKSGA; encoded by the exons ATGGATTCTGGTGCGGCAGCTCGTAAACGGGGGAGGCCGGACGCCGCCCTCAACGGGAACGGCGGTGCGAAGCGGCCGAAAG AAACGGAGTCTGGTTTAGGAAGCAAATCGAAGCCATGCACGAAGTTTTTCAG TACTTCTGGATGCCCATTCGGTGAGGGCTGCCATTTCCTGCACTATGTTCCTGGTGGTTACAATGCTGTTGCGCAGATGGCGAATCTTGGCAATCCGGCACATGCTCCTCCTAGAAACCTAATGGGACCTCCCGCCATGCCGGATGGTCCTGCTCCTGCTGTGAAAACCAAGCTGTGCAACAAGTACAATACTGCAGAAGGCTGCAAATTCGGTGATAAATGCCATTTCGCCCATGGTGAACGAGAGCTTGGCAGGCCCATCATTCCATCACATGATGACCGGCCGATGCCACCTCCAATGGCAGGTAGAATGGGTGGTGGTCGCTATGAGCCACCCCCACCTGCTGGACTGGCAGCTGCAAGCTTTGGTGCCTCAGCAACGGCAAAGATCAGCGTGGATGCATCCTTGGCTGGTGCCATTATCGGGAAAGGTGGTGTGAACACCAAGCAGATTTGCCGCACTACAGGTGCCAAGCTATCCATCCGGGAGCACGAGACAGATCCTAACTTAAGGAACATTGAACTCGAGGGCACCTTTGATCAGATCAAGCAGGCCAGTACATTAGTCCGTGAACTGATAGTTAACATCAGTGCAACCTTTCCTATGGCAGCAAAGGTGGCGGCTGGCATGGCAGccagtggtggtggtggtggtggtggtggtggaggtgggGGTGGTGGGGGCGGCCCAGGGAGCAATTACAAGACGAAACTCTGTGAGAATTTCAGCAAAGGATCATGTACCTTTGGAGATCGATGCCACTTTGCACATGGAGCAAGTGAACTACGCAAATCTGGAGCCTGA